In Natronococcus occultus SP4, the following proteins share a genomic window:
- a CDS encoding potassium channel family protein, with the protein MVKLTRRLAVYVGSLLFLIALYTLTYRWGMAVYEGESRTWYQSLELVVQSMTTTGYGQDAPWTTLEMTALVLLVQVTGIAYIAVAIPQFVVPWLETLVQPSPPEEIDRIEDHVVVVGYTALCDTLVDELEADGTPYVILEGDEDRAQRLHEDGLAVLYGEPDDDRVLEAVRLEEATAVVVDATEREFVATVLAIESRDPRAALFVLVTDPSRARYFRYAGVDEVLSPKHRLGKALGDRIRTVIAPAPEGEITLGDGLDLTEFYVDADAELFDETMAETQSLEETGATVVGAWVRGDFVTELSEQVHVDENTSLLIAGTESALEAVADRTGSPGSPYRTTEEPVVVVGAGLVGRTAAGTLERAGLETTVVDREDDEIVDVVGDATEEETLLAAGIEDAGTVVIAVERDDDAVLVTLTADALHPDAEIIVGADTTDSLRALRAAGADHVLALPNVAGRMIALRAFEREVMPLGDQLRLRQLAAPGLVDSKLETATVREQTDCIVVGLERNGEYHSDVDGTRLERGDSIVIAGTDGQIDRFQETYADEES; encoded by the coding sequence GTGGTAAAACTCACCCGGCGACTGGCGGTGTACGTCGGCTCGCTCCTCTTTCTGATCGCGCTGTACACGCTCACCTACCGGTGGGGGATGGCCGTTTACGAGGGCGAATCCCGGACCTGGTACCAGTCCCTCGAGCTCGTCGTCCAGTCGATGACGACGACGGGGTACGGCCAGGACGCTCCCTGGACAACTCTCGAGATGACCGCGCTGGTGTTGCTGGTACAGGTCACCGGAATCGCCTACATCGCCGTCGCGATCCCGCAGTTCGTCGTCCCCTGGCTCGAGACGCTCGTTCAGCCGTCGCCGCCCGAGGAGATCGACCGGATCGAGGATCACGTCGTCGTCGTCGGCTACACCGCACTCTGTGACACGCTGGTCGACGAGCTCGAGGCCGACGGAACGCCGTACGTGATCCTCGAGGGAGACGAGGATCGCGCCCAGCGGCTTCACGAGGACGGGCTCGCGGTACTGTACGGGGAACCCGACGACGACCGCGTGCTCGAGGCGGTACGACTCGAGGAGGCAACGGCCGTCGTCGTCGACGCGACCGAACGCGAGTTCGTCGCCACCGTACTCGCGATCGAGAGCCGCGATCCGAGGGCCGCTCTTTTCGTCCTCGTCACCGACCCTTCGCGGGCGCGGTACTTCCGGTACGCCGGCGTCGACGAGGTGCTCTCGCCGAAACACCGCCTCGGGAAGGCGCTGGGCGATCGGATCAGAACGGTGATCGCCCCCGCACCCGAAGGGGAGATCACGCTCGGCGATGGCCTCGATCTCACCGAGTTTTACGTCGATGCCGACGCCGAACTGTTCGACGAGACGATGGCCGAAACGCAGTCCCTCGAGGAGACCGGCGCGACCGTCGTTGGCGCGTGGGTCCGAGGGGATTTCGTTACCGAGCTCTCGGAGCAGGTCCACGTCGACGAGAACACCTCGCTGCTGATCGCCGGTACCGAATCGGCACTCGAGGCTGTTGCGGACCGGACCGGCTCCCCTGGGAGCCCGTACCGGACGACCGAGGAGCCGGTCGTCGTCGTCGGCGCCGGACTCGTCGGGCGGACGGCCGCCGGCACTCTCGAACGCGCCGGGCTCGAGACCACCGTCGTCGACCGCGAGGACGACGAGATCGTCGACGTCGTTGGCGACGCAACCGAGGAGGAGACGCTGCTTGCGGCCGGAATCGAGGACGCTGGGACGGTCGTCATCGCGGTCGAACGCGACGACGACGCGGTCCTGGTAACGCTGACCGCGGACGCCCTGCATCCGGACGCCGAGATCATCGTCGGCGCCGATACCACGGACAGCCTGCGAGCGCTGCGAGCGGCGGGTGCCGATCACGTCCTCGCCCTGCCGAACGTCGCGGGACGGATGATCGCGCTGCGGGCGTTCGAACGGGAGGTGATGCCGCTTGGCGACCAGCTCCGGTTGCGACAGCTCGCTGCTCCGGGGCTCGTCGACTCAAAACTGGAGACGGCGACAGTCCGCGAGCAGACGGACTGTATCGTCGTCGGCCTCGAGCGAAACGGGGAGTACCACTCCGACGTCGACGGAACGCGTCTCGAGCGCGGTGATTCGATCGTGATCGCCGGAACCGACGGACAGATCGATCGGTTTCAGGAGACGTACGCAGACGAGGAGTCGTGA
- a CDS encoding CDC48 family AAA ATPase yields MRLRVKPLKRKDAGSGLASIDRETMKEMGVSSGEFVAIEGRDGRAIARVWPGRSEDVGHGIVRIDGELRQAVGARIDDPVSVEPANVEPAERVRVALPENVRIQGDIGSYLQDKLSERAVSPGDTLSVSLGFGLLSSRSGRRLPITVVDTEPGDTVVVGNRTDVELVERDADRLEIEADGPIEDGSEIESPDVAYEDVGGLEDELEQVREMIELPMRHPELFRTLGIEPPKGVLLHGPPGTGKTLIARAVASEVDAHFVTLSGPEIMSKYYGESEEQLRDIFEEAAENEPAIVFIDELDSIAPKREDVQGDVERRVVAQLLSLMDGLEDRGEITVIGTTNRVDAIDPALRRPGRFDREIEIGVPDAAGREEVLQIHTRGMPLAEDVDLERFAENTHGFVGADLENLAKEAAMTAMRRLRPELDLEADEIDAEVLEKIEVTAQDFRSALRGVEPSAMREVFVEVPDVTWEDVGGLEEAKGRLREAIQWPMEHADAYEQVGLSPAKGVLLHGPPGTGKTLLAKAVANESQSNFISVKGPELFDKYVGESEKGVREVFEKARANAPTIIFFDEIDAIASKRGSGSGDSNVGERVVSQLLTELDGLEELEDVVVVAASNRPELIDDALLRPGRLDRHVEVGEPDTDARREIFRIHTQNRPLAADVDLDTLAEETEGYTGADIEAVCREAATIAVREHVERETTGEDSDVEAIELTADHFERALEEIAPDAVADLESGLETGGVDEFGPNDVA; encoded by the coding sequence ATGCGACTCCGAGTCAAACCACTCAAGCGAAAGGACGCTGGGAGTGGACTCGCATCGATCGACCGAGAGACGATGAAAGAGATGGGCGTCTCGAGCGGCGAGTTCGTCGCGATTGAGGGACGCGACGGACGCGCGATCGCCCGCGTGTGGCCGGGTCGCTCCGAGGACGTCGGTCACGGGATCGTCCGGATCGACGGCGAGCTGCGGCAGGCGGTCGGCGCCCGAATCGACGACCCGGTTTCGGTCGAGCCCGCGAACGTCGAACCCGCCGAGCGAGTACGGGTCGCGCTTCCGGAGAACGTCCGCATTCAAGGCGACATCGGATCCTACCTGCAGGACAAGCTCTCGGAGCGAGCCGTCAGCCCCGGCGATACCCTCTCGGTGTCGCTGGGGTTCGGGCTGCTCTCGAGTCGCTCGGGTCGCCGCCTGCCGATCACCGTCGTCGACACCGAGCCCGGCGACACGGTTGTCGTCGGTAACCGGACCGACGTCGAACTCGTCGAGCGCGACGCTGACCGCCTCGAGATCGAGGCCGACGGACCGATCGAGGACGGAAGCGAGATCGAGAGCCCGGACGTCGCCTACGAGGACGTCGGCGGGTTGGAAGACGAGCTCGAGCAGGTCCGCGAGATGATCGAGCTGCCGATGCGCCACCCCGAGCTGTTCCGGACGCTGGGCATCGAGCCCCCGAAGGGCGTGTTGCTCCACGGTCCGCCGGGAACCGGGAAGACCCTCATCGCGCGGGCGGTCGCCAGCGAGGTCGACGCCCACTTCGTGACGCTCTCCGGCCCGGAGATCATGTCGAAGTACTACGGCGAGAGCGAGGAGCAGCTTCGAGATATCTTCGAGGAGGCCGCCGAGAACGAGCCCGCGATCGTCTTCATCGACGAGCTCGACTCGATCGCGCCCAAACGCGAAGACGTCCAGGGCGACGTCGAGCGCCGCGTGGTCGCCCAGCTGCTCTCGCTGATGGACGGCCTCGAGGACCGCGGCGAGATCACGGTCATCGGCACCACGAACCGCGTCGATGCGATCGACCCCGCCCTGCGTCGACCGGGTCGGTTCGACCGGGAGATCGAGATCGGCGTCCCCGACGCCGCCGGCCGCGAGGAGGTCCTCCAGATCCACACCCGCGGCATGCCCCTGGCCGAGGACGTCGACCTCGAGCGCTTCGCCGAGAACACCCACGGCTTCGTCGGCGCCGACCTCGAGAACCTCGCGAAGGAGGCGGCGATGACCGCCATGCGTCGGCTCCGGCCCGAACTCGACCTCGAAGCCGACGAGATCGACGCCGAGGTCCTCGAGAAAATCGAGGTCACCGCACAGGATTTCCGGAGCGCGCTCCGTGGGGTCGAACCCTCGGCGATGCGGGAGGTGTTCGTCGAAGTCCCGGACGTCACCTGGGAGGACGTCGGTGGGCTCGAGGAGGCGAAGGGACGGCTCCGCGAGGCGATCCAGTGGCCGATGGAACACGCCGACGCCTACGAGCAGGTCGGTCTCAGCCCCGCGAAGGGAGTCCTGCTACACGGGCCGCCGGGCACCGGGAAGACGCTGCTCGCCAAGGCCGTCGCGAACGAGTCCCAGTCGAACTTCATCTCGGTCAAGGGGCCGGAGCTGTTCGACAAGTACGTCGGCGAGTCGGAGAAGGGGGTCCGCGAGGTCTTCGAGAAGGCCCGCGCGAACGCCCCGACGATCATCTTCTTCGACGAGATCGATGCCATTGCGTCCAAACGCGGCAGCGGGAGCGGCGACTCCAACGTCGGCGAGCGGGTCGTCTCCCAGCTGCTGACCGAACTCGACGGCCTCGAGGAGCTCGAGGACGTCGTCGTCGTCGCGGCCTCGAACCGGCCGGAGCTGATCGACGACGCCCTGCTCCGGCCTGGCCGGCTTGACCGCCACGTCGAGGTCGGCGAGCCAGACACGGACGCCCGACGTGAGATCTTCCGGATCCACACCCAGAACCGGCCGCTGGCCGCGGACGTCGACCTCGATACGCTAGCCGAAGAGACCGAGGGCTATACCGGTGCCGACATCGAGGCCGTCTGCCGGGAGGCCGCGACGATCGCGGTCCGCGAACACGTCGAACGCGAGACTACCGGGGAGGACTCCGACGTCGAGGCGATCGAACTCACTGCTGACCACTTCGAGCGCGCGCTCGAAGAGATCGCGCCCGACGCGGTCGCCGACCTCGAGTCCGGACTCGAGACGGGCGGGGTCGACGAGTTCGGCCCGAACGACGTGGCCTGA
- a CDS encoding Hsp20/alpha crystallin family protein, protein MVLRPTASTWTQSLDMPSQLFGDRGSDDYELYEEDDKFVLTIDMPGFEHEEIDLAWDDGVLNVAAEHVDEDRGRKKTYHRRFRFPKTVDDDEISAEYTNGVLEVTLPTAAPDTRGKEIPLEGE, encoded by the coding sequence ATGGTGCTCCGACCGACCGCAAGCACCTGGACACAGAGCCTTGATATGCCGTCCCAGCTGTTCGGCGACCGCGGAAGCGACGACTACGAACTGTACGAGGAGGACGACAAGTTCGTCCTCACGATCGACATGCCAGGGTTCGAACACGAGGAGATCGACCTGGCGTGGGACGACGGCGTCCTTAATGTCGCCGCCGAACACGTCGATGAGGATCGCGGACGGAAGAAGACCTACCACCGTCGGTTCCGGTTCCCCAAGACCGTCGACGACGACGAGATCAGTGCCGAGTACACCAACGGCGTCCTCGAGGTGACGCTCCCGACCGCGGCACCGGACACCCGCGGAAAGGAGATTCCCCTCGAGGGTGAGTAA
- a CDS encoding DUF5798 family protein, translating to MGLGSTAKKLQGMSERAEALYKQVQELQQRITNLEEEVDDTHDTVNRIDHQLTEQRELLLAMAEQQGIDGEEILADTAIDQAELESDDEPAEPGETTAE from the coding sequence ATGGGACTTGGAAGCACTGCAAAGAAGCTCCAGGGGATGTCCGAACGCGCCGAAGCGCTGTACAAGCAGGTACAGGAGCTCCAGCAACGGATCACCAACCTCGAGGAGGAGGTCGACGACACCCACGACACCGTCAACCGGATAGACCACCAGCTGACCGAACAGCGCGAACTGCTGCTCGCGATGGCCGAACAGCAGGGGATCGACGGCGAGGAGATCCTCGCTGACACCGCGATCGACCAGGCCGAACTCGAGTCGGATGACGAGCCGGCCGAACCTGGCGAGACGACCGCCGAGTAG
- a CDS encoding PLP-dependent cysteine synthase family protein produces MTTHERPVDSVLETIGRTPLVRLQESPGDVQIYAKLESFNPGASVKDRIGRYMLERMLERGDLPAGGTVIEPTAGNTGIGLAIAAQQLGLDAMFVVPERFSVEKQQLMDALGAEVINTPTDDGMGGAIDRAHELAAELDDAVVPQQFSNPLNTEAHYETTAPEIYEALDGEVGAVVAGCGTAGTLMGLARYALEHDDSTHVAAVEPEGSVYGELLEDDREEGEYKIEGIGTHDPSTNELFDPELVDAVHAISDRAAHEELARLAREEGHLVASSAGAASVAAERVARRIDEGDLETPHNTVVTVFPDSSERYLSKGIYRSFEEWSS; encoded by the coding sequence ATGACGACCCACGAGCGACCGGTGGACTCGGTGCTCGAGACGATCGGTCGGACGCCGCTCGTTCGCCTCCAGGAGAGTCCGGGCGACGTACAGATCTACGCCAAACTCGAGTCGTTCAACCCCGGCGCGAGCGTCAAGGACCGAATCGGCCGCTACATGCTCGAACGGATGCTCGAGCGGGGCGACCTTCCCGCCGGCGGGACGGTGATCGAACCCACCGCCGGCAACACGGGGATCGGCCTCGCGATCGCCGCCCAGCAGCTGGGTCTCGACGCGATGTTCGTCGTTCCCGAGCGCTTCAGCGTCGAGAAACAGCAGCTCATGGACGCCCTCGGCGCCGAGGTGATCAACACCCCGACCGACGACGGGATGGGTGGGGCGATCGACCGCGCCCACGAACTCGCCGCGGAGCTAGACGACGCCGTCGTCCCCCAGCAGTTCTCGAACCCGCTGAACACGGAGGCCCACTACGAGACGACCGCGCCGGAGATCTACGAGGCCCTCGATGGGGAGGTCGGCGCGGTCGTCGCCGGCTGTGGCACCGCCGGGACGCTGATGGGGCTGGCTCGCTACGCCCTCGAACACGACGACTCGACCCACGTTGCCGCCGTCGAGCCCGAGGGGTCAGTGTACGGCGAACTGCTCGAGGACGACCGCGAGGAAGGCGAGTACAAGATCGAGGGGATCGGCACTCACGACCCCTCGACCAACGAGCTGTTCGATCCGGAGCTGGTCGATGCGGTCCACGCTATCTCCGACCGGGCGGCCCACGAGGAGCTCGCCCGGCTCGCCCGCGAGGAGGGCCACCTGGTGGCCTCGAGCGCGGGCGCGGCGAGCGTCGCTGCCGAACGGGTCGCTCGACGGATCGACGAGGGCGACCTCGAGACGCCCCACAACACCGTCGTCACGGTGTTTCCCGACTCGAGCGAGCGCTACCTCTCGAAGGGAATCTACCGCTCGTTCGAGGAGTGGTCGTCGTGA
- a CDS encoding CoA-binding protein has protein sequence MPVTDADRLREIFEYETIAVVGCSSTPGKAAHDVPRYLLEQGYDVIPINPNATEIFDRPAAASLSDVDREIDVVCLFRPSEEVAGIVDDVLEREDVPVIWTQLGISDDEAAARAEESGRAVVQDRCMKVEHRRHVA, from the coding sequence ATGCCAGTTACCGACGCCGACCGACTCCGAGAGATCTTCGAGTACGAGACGATCGCGGTCGTCGGCTGTTCGAGCACGCCCGGGAAGGCCGCCCACGACGTGCCCCGGTACCTCCTCGAGCAGGGGTACGACGTAATCCCGATCAACCCGAACGCCACGGAGATCTTCGATCGGCCGGCCGCCGCCTCGCTGTCGGACGTCGATCGGGAGATCGACGTCGTCTGTCTCTTCCGTCCCAGCGAGGAGGTCGCGGGGATCGTCGACGATGTTCTCGAGCGCGAGGACGTCCCGGTGATCTGGACCCAGCTCGGGATCAGCGACGACGAGGCCGCCGCTCGCGCGGAGGAGAGCGGCCGAGCCGTCGTTCAGGACCGGTGTATGAAGGTCGAGCACCGACGGCACGTCGCCTGA
- a CDS encoding RAD55 family ATPase produces the protein MYDLATVGPDVEVEPGTNVLVSGPPLTGKHELALDVLKAGAARGEGTIVVSTKDGAETLLPHFPDEANVGIVDCVTEQRGVGTAEDDPRVSYADSPVDMTGIGVELSAFLQEFYEDRELARNRVLLSSVSTLLTYGDLQTVFRFLHVFTGRLQSADALGVYVIDATAHDEQTMNTLKQLFDGLVEVEAAEDGEPTVRTTGLAR, from the coding sequence ATGTATGATCTCGCTACCGTCGGGCCGGACGTCGAAGTCGAGCCCGGGACGAACGTCCTCGTGTCGGGACCGCCGCTGACGGGGAAACACGAGCTCGCGCTCGACGTGTTGAAGGCGGGAGCGGCCCGTGGGGAGGGAACGATCGTCGTGTCGACGAAAGACGGCGCCGAGACGTTGCTCCCGCACTTTCCCGACGAGGCGAACGTCGGGATCGTCGACTGTGTAACCGAGCAACGCGGCGTCGGAACTGCCGAAGACGATCCCCGCGTCAGTTACGCCGATTCGCCGGTCGACATGACCGGCATCGGAGTCGAGCTCTCGGCGTTTCTCCAGGAGTTCTACGAGGATCGGGAGTTGGCCCGGAACCGCGTGCTCCTATCGTCGGTCTCGACGCTGTTGACCTACGGCGATCTGCAGACGGTGTTTCGGTTCCTCCACGTCTTTACGGGTCGCCTCCAGAGCGCCGACGCGCTGGGGGTCTACGTCATCGACGCGACGGCCCACGACGAGCAGACGATGAACACGCTCAAACAGCTGTTCGACGGGCTGGTTGAGGTCGAAGCCGCCGAGGACGGCGAGCCGACGGTCCGGACGACCGGGCTCGCGCGCTGA
- a CDS encoding geranylgeranylglycerol-phosphate geranylgeranyltransferase, with protein sequence MTAGETLRGVLELTRPVNVIAASVLTFIGAFVAGGVTNHPVEVTAAVAATGLAVGGGNAINDYFDREIDRINQPERAIPRGAVSPRGALAFSVVLFGAAVVLALLLPWLAIAIAAINLVALVAYTELFKGLPGLGNALVAYLVGSTFLFGAAAVGEIGPAAVLFLLAGVATLTREIIKDVEDVAGDREEGLNTLPIAIGERPALWVATALLVAAVLASPLPYVLDEFGAVYLAAVVPANAIMLYAAYESFGNPAAGQSRLKYGMFLAAVAFILGRAVEVTGGIV encoded by the coding sequence ATGACTGCGGGGGAGACGCTCCGGGGAGTGCTCGAGTTGACACGGCCGGTGAACGTGATCGCCGCGAGCGTCCTGACGTTTATCGGCGCGTTCGTCGCCGGTGGCGTGACGAACCATCCCGTCGAGGTGACGGCGGCCGTCGCGGCGACGGGGCTTGCCGTCGGGGGCGGGAACGCGATCAACGACTACTTCGACAGAGAGATCGATCGGATCAACCAGCCCGAGCGGGCGATCCCGCGCGGTGCGGTCAGTCCTCGCGGCGCGCTCGCGTTCAGTGTCGTGCTGTTCGGGGCCGCCGTCGTGCTCGCGTTACTGTTGCCCTGGCTGGCGATCGCAATCGCGGCAATCAACCTCGTCGCGCTGGTCGCGTACACGGAGCTGTTCAAGGGCCTGCCCGGGCTCGGCAACGCGCTGGTGGCCTACCTCGTCGGGAGCACGTTCCTGTTCGGGGCCGCGGCCGTCGGCGAGATCGGCCCCGCGGCCGTCCTCTTTCTCCTGGCCGGGGTCGCGACCCTGACCCGCGAGATCATCAAGGACGTCGAGGACGTCGCGGGCGACCGCGAGGAGGGGTTGAACACGCTGCCGATCGCGATCGGCGAACGGCCCGCGCTGTGGGTCGCCACCGCGTTGCTGGTCGCGGCCGTCCTGGCGAGCCCGCTGCCGTACGTCCTCGACGAGTTCGGCGCGGTCTATCTGGCTGCGGTGGTTCCGGCGAACGCGATCATGCTGTACGCGGCCTACGAGAGCTTCGGGAACCCGGCGGCCGGCCAGTCCAGGCTGAAGTACGGAATGTTCCTCGCGGCCGTCGCGTTCATCCTCGGACGCGCGGTCGAGGTAACCGGCGGTATCGTCTGA